In Campylobacter concisus, the sequence ACACTAAAAGTTGCGATGATCTCACGACCGACATTTATCCTTAAAATTTGCTCCAAATGATTAAAGTCGATCCCTCCATTTTTATCAAGCCTGATACGCTCAACCTCACAAAGTGCCTGTCTAAAGCTTATCTCATTTGAATGGTGCTCATAAGGGCCAAGTACTACGAGCGGAGAATTTTCATCTGGCTTTAATGCATATCTTTTTTTGAGTGCTGGTGGTGCATAAATTCCTAAAATTTCTTGAAATTTCTTTATCGCACCGGTAGCTCCATTGCCACAAGTAAAAAGATAAAAGCTCTCATCAAGTCCTAGTAAGCTTTTTAATTCACGTCTTGAGTCTTCATAAATTTGAGCGGTTTTATAGGCATTTGATGAGCTGATAGAGTGCGTATTTGCGTATGTTTGGAGTATTTTTGCCATCTCATCTTCGATAGGTTTATAAGCTAGTCCTGAAGCTGTAAAATCAAAATAATAAATACCATTTTTTAAAATTATATTTTCTCTAATGTGCTCTAAATTTACCAAATCATAACCCTTGTTTTTTGCGTAGCATTATAGATTACTTTAGCTAAAATATACTACAATACCCAAATAAAGGAGCCAATATAAAAGCTTTAAAATCAACATTTGAGCGAATGAAACACCTTGATATAAATGAACTTATTAAATTTCATCTCGTCTTTGATGAGTTTGATTTAAAGCACTCATATTATGATGTTTTTGAAGCGATCGAGGCTGAAATTTTAAACAACTTCTTAGCCTTGATGCCAAAATTTTACTTCGAATCAGATACAAACGATGCTATAAAATCTGCCCTCATAAAACTCGCACGAAGTGATAGAAAAAAATTTAATGTAAATAAAATTTTACCTCAAAGCCTAGCTAGCAAAGTCTATGCAAAGCTTTTTGAAAAGAATTTTTTACTACTAGAAAAAAGTAGAGAAGTACTTCCAAAAAGATCAAAAAACCAAATGCTAAAAAAAGAAGAAAGGGGCTATAAAGTTGAGGATAAAATACATTTTAATAGCCATTTCTCAAGGTTTTGGTTTAGATTTATAGAGCCAAATTTAAGCTTGCTAAAAGCTGGTAAAAATGATGAAATTTTAGCCATTATAAAAAAGGAATTTGACGAATATGCAAGCCTTGGATTTGAAATTTTATGCGGTGAGCTAATGGCAAAAAAATTTCTGATTAATGGCATATTTTTAAGTAGCTTTTGGAGCAGAAATATAGAGCTTGATATGCTATTAAATATAGGCGGCAAGATCATAGTCGGCGAGGCAAAATACAAAGAGAGAAAGGTTTGTAAAAACGTGCTAAATTTACTATTAAAAAAATGCGAAAAACTAAATATCAGGCCAGATATTATTGCTCTTTTTTCAAAGAGTGGATTTAGTAGCGAGCTAAGAAATCTAAAGGATGAAAGGCTAAGGCTTTATGAAATTAGCGATTTTGAGGAACTTTTAAAATGAACGAACACGATATCCAAGCTGGTTTAAAAAGCCTGATAGAGCAGACTTATCTAATAGAAAACGAATATAAAAATTTAACATCATCTTACGCAAACTTGCAAAATTTCATTAAAGATATTGTGGAAATTCTGCCAAATGCTATCTGGGTGTTAGATGAAAATGATGAGATCTTTTTACAAAACTCAGAAGCAGTAAGACTTGGTAAAATTTTTAAAGAGATACCAAAAAAAGAGGGCGAGATAAATGTAGATGGGCAAATTTATCTTTTTAAAACAAGCTCTAAAGATAATAAACTAATAATCTCTGCAACAAACATAACAGTAGAAAAACGCACCGAGCGTCTTGCCTCTATGGGCCAAGTAGCAGCTCACCTAGCCCACGAGATCAGAAATCCGGTAGGCTCTATCTCGCTTTTAGCATCAACACTACTTAAAAGAGCTGATGAGCGCATACAGCCTATCGTAAATCAAATACAAAAAGCTACATGGCGAGTCGAACGCATAATAAAAGCTACACTGCTTTTTACAAAGGGGCTTAATATAAATGCGCAAATTTTTGACTTTTCGCAGCTTAAAAAAGAGTGCGAAGAGGCTATAAATTTTTACGACTATTCAAAGGATATTAAATTTAGCCTAGAATTTCCAGATGGCAAATATATGGGCGACCTTGATCTACTAGCCATCGTCTTTCAAAATATTTTATTTAACGCCATTGATGCCATCGAAGAGAGCGATGATGATGAAGGAGAGATCATTTTAAGCTACGAAAAAACACCGAGTGAGCATAAATTTATCATTTACGATAGTGGCGAGCCTATCAAAGACAAAGCCATAGTCTTTGAGCCATTTAAAAGTAGCAAGCTAAAAGGAAACGGCCTTGGACTACACCTTTGCTTGCAGATCATAGAGGCTCACAAAGGCAGTATCGAGATCACACTAAATCCAAAAACATTTTGCATAAATTTACCAATAAAGGAGAAAGAATGAACATACAAAACGAACTTGAGGCTTTTAAAAAATCTCTTCAAACGCTTGATTTAAGAGAAATTTCAAACGATGGAGCAAAAAACGTTGCATTTATCTGTATCGATATGATAGAGGCTTTTGCTGGAAGTGGTGCGCTCGCTAGTCAAAGAGTAGCAGCCTTATCAAAAGGGATCGCAACACTTTTTGATAGAGCGTGGAAAGATTTTGGCTTTAGAAATTTTATCCTTATAGAAGATAGGCACACCAGTGATTCAAAAGAATTTGAGAATTTTCTGCCACATGCCATACTTGATACAAATGAGATAAAAACCGTAAAAGAGATAGAAAATCTAAGCTTTTTTAAAGAGTTCAAGACATTTTATAAAAACTCTTTAAGCATCGCATTTAATAAAGAATTTGAGAAATTTTTAGAAGAGCATCCGGAGCTAGACACCTTTATAGTCACCGGGGATTGTACTGATATGTGCGTTTATCAGTGTGTTAGCTATCTTAAACTACGAGCCAATGAATACAATAAAAAATCAAGAGTTATCGTGCCGTTTGATCTTACGCAAACGTACGATATACCAGGACACAATGGCGACTTTTACCACGAGATGTTTTCTCTTCATATGAAGCTAGCACTTGGCGCTGATGTGGTAAAGAGTATTAAATTTTAAAGCTTACTTGAAATATTTATGAGCCTATTTAGCTCGTCAAATTTAAAGCTAAGCTCGTATTTATCCGATACGATTTCATTAGGACTTTCGCTAAATTTTATATCACAGCTTAGCAAAAGTCCTTTTATAAAGATTTTGTGATCTAGCTCGTAGCTACTTATACACTCATTTACTATGCTCAAAAGCTCATTTGCTAGCACTGGCTCCTCAAAGACCACATCTGATCTAAAAGCCACATACGCCGCTCCGCCCTCGTACTCTATCCTATAATAATTTTGCTCATCAAAAGCGGTACAAAGTATCATACTAATCGTGTGACCATTAAAATTTTCATCTAGATCAAATCGTGGCGTGCTAAATGCACTAAGTCCAAATTTCTCGCCAAACTCACGTGCTTTATTTGCAAGCTCGAGCAACCGCTCATCAAAGCCATTTATATTTTCATAACCCCAAAGCCACGTATTTGACGAGAAGCTCTCAGAGCCAATAAACTGCATGTCAAACTCACACCCATCAAAGTAAATTTTACCACTATCAAAATCAACCTGCCAGTTGCTACCTTCAACAAGCAGCTTAAATGCACGTTTTTGAAGTAATGTCGCTTTGCCAACACATGCGCTAAAAAGCTCGCTCCAGTTACTTTTATCTACGCTAAGCTTATCTAAAAACATCGCTTCTTTAGGCATTAGCAAGCTATTGCTTGAAGTGCTTTTTCTTTAAAGCTGTCATTTACAACAAATTTTGTCTTATAGACAAAAATTTGAGCCGTATTTTCATTTTTTATCTTAATAACAAGACGTTTATCATTGTTTGTGCCACTTTTTATATGTTCGTTATAGCCAAGATTATAAAGGCTAGTTATCTTATCTTTGCTAAGCTCACTAAGGCATAAAAGCACCTCTAGCTCGGCATATTCTCTTGCTCTTTGAGGCGTGCTAGCTTCTTCATTTTTAGAAAATTTAGAGTTTTGTTTTAGTTTTCTTGTCTTAAAGTCTAAATTTTGTGCATCTTCTAGGCTATAAACCTCGTTTAAATTTGTCCTTACAAATTGATCATCTTTTGTGATATTTATCCTAAAAGCATAAGGCAGGTCGCGTTTTGCCTCGTCCTTTACGATATCTTCGATGTTACCAAGCTCTCTTTCAAAGACTGCGATCTCGATATTTCCGTGAAAATCAAGCACATTTATAGTGCCCATTTTCTTGCCACTTTTGGTTATCCTTGTGCTAAAGTCTTCGATCTTACCAACGACTAAAATTTCAGCACTTTGTGGCAAGCTCTCAAATTCTGAGCTTAGAGTATATTTTATCTTGTTGATCTCGTCTTTATAATCATCAAGCGGGTGGCCTGAGAGGTAGATACCAACGCTCTCTTGCTCAAATTTTAAAATTTGCTTGATGTCAAATTCGTCATTTATCGTGACAAAATTTATCTTCACATCGTTCATGCTCTCATCTTCGCCAAATAAACTCTCAACTGCATTTTTACGGATCTGAGCAGCACTCTTGCAAGCTTCTATGATATTTTCTACATTTTGCATAAGCATCTTACGACTAAAGCCAAACTCATCAAAGCAACCAGCTTTTATGAGACTTTCAAAGACCTTTTTATTTACTTTAAATGGATCGATCCTTGAGACAAAGTCATCCATACTCTTAAACTCGCCATTTGCTTCACGCTCAGTGATAATGTTTTCAATAGCCGCTCCGCCAACACCTTTAATCGCGCCAAGCCCAAAGATAATGCCATCGTGACCCTCATTTTTAACGACGCTAAATTCTTTAGTTGATTTGTTGATAGATGGCGGTAAAGTATCTATATTTATACGCTTTATCTCATCGATATAGCGAACGATCTTATCGACGTTGCTCTCTTCGCTCGTAAGAAGTGCGGCCATAAATTCAGCCGGGTAATAAGCCTTAAGATAAGCCGTCTGAAATGTGACGTAGGCGTAAGCTGCGGAGTGAGATTTATTAAAGCCATATCCTGCAAATTTTACAATTAGCTCGAAAAGATCGTCTGCTTTTTGTCCATTTAGCCCTTTTGCCTCAGCACCTTTTACAAACTCACCCTTTAGCCTATCCATCTCTTCTTTGATCTTTTTACCCATCGCACGGCGTACAAGGTCCGCCCCGCCAAGGCTAAAGCCGCCTATGGCTTGAACGATTTGCATAACTTGCTCTTGATAGACGATGACGCCGTATGTTGGCGCAAGGATTGGTTCAAGCTCTTTAAATGAGTAGGTTATCTCTGCCTCGCCATGTTTTCTTTTGACAAAGTCATCAAGCATGCCACTCTCCATAGGTCCTGGGCGGTAGAGCGCTAGCATCGCGACGATATCCTCAAAGCAGTCTGGACGCAAGCTAGTTCCTAGCTTTCTCATGCCCTCGCCCTCGATTTGGAAAATTCCTATCGCTTGGCCGCTTTGTATCATTTTATAAACATTAGAATCGTTTTTATCGATCTGCTCCCAAATAATATCCTTGCCAGTTCGTTGTTTAACGAGCTTTATGGCATTATCGATAACTGTTAGTGTTTTTAGTCCAAGAAAGTCAAATTTAATTAAATCCACATCCTCAAGATATTTAAGGCTATACTGCGTAACATATCGATCTTCTGGGCTATTTGGCTGGCGAAATAGCGGAGTTTTGTTCCACAGCTCCTCATTTGAGATAACGACACCTGCTGCGTGCTGACCGGCATTTCTATTTAGCCCCTCAAGATCAAGTGCAAATTTCCAAATTTTAGCTGCCTTTGGATTTTGGTTTATTAGCTCAGCTATCTTTGGCTCTTTTTCATAAGCATCTTTTAGTGTAATGCCTAGTTCATCAGGTATTAACTTTGCCATCGCATCGGCTTCGGCGTAAGGCATATCACAAACCCTAGCAACATCCCTAATGACACCCTTTGCAAGCAATTTACCAAATGTAATAACGCCAGCAACGTTAAATTTTCCATATTTTTGCGTAACATAGTCAATTATCTCGCCACGCCTACTTTGACAAAAATCCACGTCGATATCTGGCATGCTAACACGCTCTGGGTTTAGAAATCTCTCAAAAAGTAGGTTGTATGGGATCGGGTCAAGGTCGGTGATCTTTAGCGAGTAAGCGACCAAGCTACCAGCCGCGGAACCACGTCCTGGGCCAACTGGCACACCTCTACTTTTGGCCTCATTTATGAAGTCCCAAACGATCATCATATAGCCTGGGAAATTCATTTTATTAATTATGCCAATCTCTATCTCAAGACGCTTTTTGTATTCGTCATGTAAATTTTCAGGGACAAATTTTAGCCTCTCTTCAAGACCTTTTCTACATTCATATTCAAAAAATACAGCATCATTTTTAAAGCTATATCTATTTTCTGGCTCTGGAAGTGTTAAATTTCTCTCTTTAGCATACTCAAGTGTAAATTTAAAATTTGGCGGAGTTGGGTTGCCAAGCTTGATCTCAAGGTTGCACTTATCCACGATCTCTTGGGTATTTTCTATCACTTCAGGGATATCTAAAAATAGCTCACTCATCTGCTCTTTGCTTTTAACAAAAAACTCATGAACGCTGTGGCGAAGTCGGTTTGGATCATCTAAAGTTTTGTTCATCGCGATACACATAAAAACCTCATGTGCGTCGGCTCGCTCTTTAAAAGTGTAGTGAGTATCGTTTGTAGCGATAACCTTTATGCCAGTCTCTTTAGCGATGCGTAAAATATCATCATCAATGCGTTTTTGATCGCCGATGCCGTGACGCATGATCTCAAGATAAAAGTCATCTCCAAAAATTTCTTTATATTCAAGTGCGACCTCT encodes:
- a CDS encoding cysteine hydrolase family protein, whose amino-acid sequence is MNIQNELEAFKKSLQTLDLREISNDGAKNVAFICIDMIEAFAGSGALASQRVAALSKGIATLFDRAWKDFGFRNFILIEDRHTSDSKEFENFLPHAILDTNEIKTVKEIENLSFFKEFKTFYKNSLSIAFNKEFEKFLEEHPELDTFIVTGDCTDMCVYQCVSYLKLRANEYNKKSRVIVPFDLTQTYDIPGHNGDFYHEMFSLHMKLALGADVVKSIKF
- the dnaE gene encoding DNA polymerase III subunit alpha, with product MSENSSFTHLHLHTEYSLLDGANKIKELVHVLHDRGDTAAAITDHGNMFGAIDFYKAMKKEGIKPLIGIEAYVHNGEQLDDKSTKQRFHLILIAKNETGYKNLMYLSSMSYIEGFYYYPRINKKILKEHSEGLVCSSACLQGEVSWHLNLSDRNVKFGAKGYERAKEVALEYKEIFGDDFYLEIMRHGIGDQKRIDDDILRIAKETGIKVIATNDTHYTFKERADAHEVFMCIAMNKTLDDPNRLRHSVHEFFVKSKEQMSELFLDIPEVIENTQEIVDKCNLEIKLGNPTPPNFKFTLEYAKERNLTLPEPENRYSFKNDAVFFEYECRKGLEERLKFVPENLHDEYKKRLEIEIGIINKMNFPGYMMIVWDFINEAKSRGVPVGPGRGSAAGSLVAYSLKITDLDPIPYNLLFERFLNPERVSMPDIDVDFCQSRRGEIIDYVTQKYGKFNVAGVITFGKLLAKGVIRDVARVCDMPYAEADAMAKLIPDELGITLKDAYEKEPKIAELINQNPKAAKIWKFALDLEGLNRNAGQHAAGVVISNEELWNKTPLFRQPNSPEDRYVTQYSLKYLEDVDLIKFDFLGLKTLTVIDNAIKLVKQRTGKDIIWEQIDKNDSNVYKMIQSGQAIGIFQIEGEGMRKLGTSLRPDCFEDIVAMLALYRPGPMESGMLDDFVKRKHGEAEITYSFKELEPILAPTYGVIVYQEQVMQIVQAIGGFSLGGADLVRRAMGKKIKEEMDRLKGEFVKGAEAKGLNGQKADDLFELIVKFAGYGFNKSHSAAYAYVTFQTAYLKAYYPAEFMAALLTSEESNVDKIVRYIDEIKRINIDTLPPSINKSTKEFSVVKNEGHDGIIFGLGAIKGVGGAAIENIITEREANGEFKSMDDFVSRIDPFKVNKKVFESLIKAGCFDEFGFSRKMLMQNVENIIEACKSAAQIRKNAVESLFGEDESMNDVKINFVTINDEFDIKQILKFEQESVGIYLSGHPLDDYKDEINKIKYTLSSEFESLPQSAEILVVGKIEDFSTRITKSGKKMGTINVLDFHGNIEIAVFERELGNIEDIVKDEAKRDLPYAFRINITKDDQFVRTNLNEVYSLEDAQNLDFKTRKLKQNSKFSKNEEASTPQRAREYAELEVLLCLSELSKDKITSLYNLGYNEHIKSGTNNDKRLVIKIKNENTAQIFVYKTKFVVNDSFKEKALQAIAC
- a CDS encoding DUF6882 domain-containing protein; amino-acid sequence: MPKEAMFLDKLSVDKSNWSELFSACVGKATLLQKRAFKLLVEGSNWQVDFDSGKIYFDGCEFDMQFIGSESFSSNTWLWGYENINGFDERLLELANKAREFGEKFGLSAFSTPRFDLDENFNGHTISMILCTAFDEQNYYRIEYEGGAAYVAFRSDVVFEEPVLANELLSIVNECISSYELDHKIFIKGLLLSCDIKFSESPNEIVSDKYELSFKFDELNRLINISSKL
- a CDS encoding sensor histidine kinase → MNEHDIQAGLKSLIEQTYLIENEYKNLTSSYANLQNFIKDIVEILPNAIWVLDENDEIFLQNSEAVRLGKIFKEIPKKEGEINVDGQIYLFKTSSKDNKLIISATNITVEKRTERLASMGQVAAHLAHEIRNPVGSISLLASTLLKRADERIQPIVNQIQKATWRVERIIKATLLFTKGLNINAQIFDFSQLKKECEEAINFYDYSKDIKFSLEFPDGKYMGDLDLLAIVFQNILFNAIDAIEESDDDEGEIILSYEKTPSEHKFIIYDSGEPIKDKAIVFEPFKSSKLKGNGLGLHLCLQIIEAHKGSIEITLNPKTFCINLPIKEKE
- a CDS encoding DUF234 domain-containing protein, producing the protein MKHLDINELIKFHLVFDEFDLKHSYYDVFEAIEAEILNNFLALMPKFYFESDTNDAIKSALIKLARSDRKKFNVNKILPQSLASKVYAKLFEKNFLLLEKSREVLPKRSKNQMLKKEERGYKVEDKIHFNSHFSRFWFRFIEPNLSLLKAGKNDEILAIIKKEFDEYASLGFEILCGELMAKKFLINGIFLSSFWSRNIELDMLLNIGGKIIVGEAKYKERKVCKNVLNLLLKKCEKLNIRPDIIALFSKSGFSSELRNLKDERLRLYEISDFEELLK